Proteins from one Oscillatoria nigro-viridis PCC 7112 genomic window:
- a CDS encoding DUF4342 domain-containing protein, whose translation MDTPTDREQEPVGTRELESIPVSEKVSAQKVTEVNFETTPLETPAYTQQKVSVEEVKINGDDLVAKVKELIHEGNIRRIIIKNEEGRILVEVPLTVGVVGGVIGAALFPVIAAVGAIGALVAHMTIIIERTE comes from the coding sequence ATGGACACACCTACAGATCGCGAACAAGAACCAGTCGGGACAAGAGAACTCGAATCAATACCTGTATCTGAAAAAGTTTCTGCCCAAAAAGTTACTGAGGTTAATTTTGAAACGACTCCTTTAGAAACCCCTGCTTATACTCAGCAAAAAGTGAGCGTCGAGGAGGTAAAAATTAACGGCGACGATTTGGTTGCTAAAGTTAAAGAACTGATTCACGAAGGAAATATCCGCCGCATCATTATCAAAAATGAAGAGGGACGGATCTTAGTAGAAGTTCCTCTGACGGTGGGAGTAGTCGGTGGAGTCATCGGTGCGGCATTGTTTCCAGTCATTGCAGCAGTAGGAGCGATAGGTGCATTAGTCGCTCACATGACCATCATCATTGAAAGAACAGAATAA
- a CDS encoding YifB family Mg chelatase-like AAA ATPase, producing the protein MLARVWSASIVGIDAVKVGVEADVSGGLPKIVVVGLPDSAVQEAKERVKATLKNSGYAFPMRSIVINLTPADLRKEGPSFDLPIAIGILAASEQVSGQLLGDYLFLGELSLDGSLRPVAGVLPIAAAAQKMGISGLVVPAGNAQEAALVHGISVYGFENIFAVTDFLNNPEVYSPVEVNGREELAKTRFLGLDLKDVKGQIHARRALEIAAAGGHNLIFVGPPGSGKTMLARRLPGILPPLTFDEALDVTQIHSVAGLLKDKGSLVGDRPFRSPHHSASGPSLVGGGSFPRPGEISLAHRGILFLDELTEFKRDVLEFLRQPLEDGYVTISRTRQSVMFPAQFTLVASTNPCACGYYGDSIQQCTCSPQKREQYWAKLSGPLMDRIDLQVAVNRLKPEEITRQPTGEESEPVRVRVQRARELATRRFQSESSLRCNAQMQSSHINKWCQLDDASRNLLEMAIRKLGLSARASDRILKVARTIADLSGDESLKTNHVGEAVQYRTIDRMQ; encoded by the coding sequence ATGCTTGCTAGGGTTTGGAGTGCATCGATCGTTGGAATTGACGCGGTAAAGGTGGGTGTTGAGGCTGATGTGTCAGGGGGGCTACCGAAAATTGTGGTTGTGGGATTGCCAGATTCTGCGGTGCAAGAAGCTAAAGAAAGGGTTAAGGCTACGCTAAAAAATTCGGGATATGCTTTTCCGATGCGGAGTATTGTGATTAATTTGACTCCGGCGGATTTGCGGAAGGAAGGGCCGAGTTTTGATTTGCCGATCGCCATTGGCATTTTAGCAGCATCCGAACAAGTCAGCGGTCAACTTTTGGGAGATTATTTGTTTTTAGGGGAACTTTCTTTAGATGGGAGTTTGCGGCCTGTGGCTGGGGTTTTGCCGATCGCCGCTGCTGCTCAAAAAATGGGTATTTCAGGATTAGTTGTACCGGCTGGTAACGCGCAAGAAGCGGCTTTGGTACACGGAATATCTGTTTATGGTTTTGAGAATATTTTTGCAGTTACTGATTTTTTGAACAATCCTGAAGTGTATTCGCCTGTAGAAGTAAACGGTAGAGAAGAGTTAGCAAAAACGCGGTTTTTGGGTCTAGATTTAAAGGATGTAAAGGGGCAAATTCACGCTCGGCGGGCTTTGGAAATTGCGGCGGCGGGGGGACACAATTTAATTTTTGTGGGGCCGCCAGGGAGCGGTAAGACGATGTTGGCGAGGCGTTTGCCGGGTATTTTGCCGCCGCTGACCTTTGATGAAGCTTTGGATGTGACTCAAATTCATTCAGTGGCGGGGTTGTTGAAGGATAAGGGAAGCTTGGTGGGCGATCGACCTTTCCGCAGTCCTCACCATTCGGCATCCGGCCCTTCTTTGGTAGGTGGCGGCAGTTTTCCGCGTCCGGGTGAAATTTCTTTAGCACATCGCGGCATACTTTTTCTGGATGAATTAACTGAGTTTAAAAGAGATGTTTTGGAGTTTTTGCGACAACCGCTGGAAGATGGTTATGTGACGATTTCTCGCACTAGACAATCGGTGATGTTTCCGGCGCAATTCACTTTAGTTGCAAGTACGAATCCTTGCGCTTGCGGTTATTACGGCGATTCGATCCAACAGTGTACTTGTTCGCCGCAAAAGAGGGAGCAATATTGGGCAAAACTTTCGGGGCCTTTGATGGATCGGATCGATTTACAAGTGGCCGTTAATCGTTTGAAACCCGAGGAAATTACGCGACAGCCGACGGGGGAAGAGTCGGAACCGGTGCGGGTGAGGGTGCAGCGGGCGCGAGAGCTCGCAACTCGCCGTTTTCAGTCGGAATCTAGTTTGCGCTGCAATGCCCAGATGCAAAGCAGTCACATTAACAAATGGTGTCAGTTGGATGATGCTTCTCGGAATTTATTGGAGATGGCGATTCGGAAATTGGGGCTGTCGGCGAGGGCTAGCGATCGCATTTTGAAGGTTGCTAGAACTATTGCTGATTTGTCGGGGGATGAAAGCTTGAAAACGAATCATGTGGGGGAGGCGGTGCAGTATCGGACGATCGATCGGATGCAGTAA
- a CDS encoding histidine triad nucleotide-binding protein produces the protein MTTQETLFSKIIRKEIPADIVYEDDLALAFRDIHPQAPVHILVIPKQPIAKLADAESGDRALMGHLLLTVKRVAEQLGLSNGYRVVINSGSDGGQTVDHLHLHVLGGREMNWPPG, from the coding sequence ATGACAACTCAAGAAACGCTTTTCAGCAAAATCATCCGCAAAGAGATTCCGGCAGACATCGTTTATGAAGACGACTTGGCCCTCGCGTTCAGAGATATCCATCCGCAAGCGCCCGTCCACATCCTCGTCATTCCCAAACAGCCTATTGCCAAATTAGCCGATGCCGAGTCGGGAGATCGTGCTCTCATGGGACACTTGCTGCTGACTGTCAAACGGGTAGCAGAACAACTCGGACTTAGCAACGGCTATCGCGTCGTCATTAATAGCGGCAGCGACGGCGGCCAAACTGTAGACCACCTGCACCTTCACGTTCTCGGCGGTCGGGAGATGAACTGGCCCCCAGGCTAA
- the psbA gene encoding photosystem II q(b) protein, with protein sequence MTTTVQRRESGNVWERFCEWVTSTENRIYVGWFGVLMIPTLLSATICYVIAFIAAPPVDIDGIREPVAGSLMYGNNIITGAVVPSSNAIGLHFYPIWEAASLDEWLYNGGPYQLVVFHFLIGIFCYMGREWELSYRLGMRPWICVAYSAPVAAATAVFLIYPIGQGSFSDGMPLGISGTFNFMIVFQAEHNILMHPFHMLGVAGVFGGALFSAMHGSLVTSSLVRETTETESLNYGYKFGQEEETYNIVAAHGYFGRLIFQYASFNNSRSLHFLLGAWPVVGIWFTALGISTMAFNLNGFNFNQSIIDSQGRVINTWADVINRANLGMEVMHERNAHNFPLDLAAGEVTPVAMVAPSING encoded by the coding sequence ATGACAACAACCGTACAGCGTCGCGAAAGCGGCAACGTTTGGGAACGGTTCTGCGAGTGGGTAACTAGCACCGAAAACCGCATTTATGTGGGTTGGTTCGGCGTCTTGATGATTCCCACCTTGCTCAGCGCCACCATCTGCTACGTCATCGCCTTCATCGCTGCCCCACCAGTGGACATCGACGGCATCCGCGAACCAGTAGCAGGTTCCTTAATGTACGGCAACAACATCATCACAGGTGCTGTTGTGCCTTCATCGAATGCGATCGGGCTTCACTTCTATCCAATCTGGGAAGCTGCTTCCCTCGATGAGTGGTTGTACAACGGCGGCCCCTACCAATTGGTAGTATTTCACTTCCTGATCGGCATTTTCTGCTACATGGGTCGCGAATGGGAACTGTCCTACCGCTTGGGAATGCGTCCTTGGATCTGCGTCGCTTACTCTGCACCAGTAGCAGCAGCCACCGCAGTATTCTTGATCTACCCGATCGGACAAGGCAGCTTTTCTGACGGTATGCCCTTGGGTATCTCCGGCACATTCAACTTCATGATCGTGTTCCAAGCCGAGCACAACATCCTGATGCACCCCTTCCACATGTTGGGAGTTGCGGGTGTCTTCGGCGGTGCTCTGTTCTCCGCCATGCACGGTTCTCTTGTTACCTCCAGCTTGGTTCGCGAAACAACCGAAACTGAATCTTTGAACTACGGTTACAAATTCGGTCAAGAAGAAGAAACCTACAACATCGTTGCAGCCCACGGCTACTTCGGTCGTTTGATTTTCCAATACGCGAGCTTTAACAACAGCCGTTCTTTGCACTTCTTGTTAGGTGCATGGCCAGTAGTCGGCATCTGGTTTACCGCTTTGGGTATCTCCACGATGGCGTTCAACTTGAACGGTTTCAACTTCAACCAATCGATTATCGACTCTCAAGGTCGCGTCATCAATACTTGGGCTGATGTCATCAACCGCGCTAACTTGGGTATGGAAGTAATGCACGAGCGCAACGCTCACAACTTCCCGCTCGACTTGGCCGCCGGTGAAGTCACCCCAGTAGCAATGGTTGCTCCTTCCATCAACGGCTAA
- the lnt gene encoding apolipoprotein N-acyltransferase: protein MAIFNRHKFEKLAVHKSKTLAWAIALFSGILMALATAPVNAWLLAWVALAPLWILVVSYEKPKIEEQKQKFLFLPSFLNIHPLHLVQCSWPNFLLPLLWGIGYHGLALSWIIGIHPMTWLGVPWWPSLAIALFCWAFITLWGAALVALWAWLFVILNSFSFPGKNSILILNSPPLQGGVGGGSSDLVLLNSPPLQRVVGGSSSKFSALTRVLIGTALWCALESIWSTGSLWWTSLSYTQSPHNLAILHLGQLSGPSAVTAAIVAVNGLIAEAWLEGRRKKEEVRRKNWIPYILPASLCLVLHIAGWSLYNRPLNQEAATALKIGVIQGNIPNEIKFDSAGWKRALEGYTTGYKQLADRKVDAVLIPETALPFIWTNEYQRSTLSFYQAILERGVVAWVGGFGQQENSITNSLLAIDRSGEIVGRYDKLKLVPLGEYIPFYEILGGIINRLSPLDAHLVPGNSKQLFDTPFGRAIVGICYDSAFAEIFRYQAANGGEFMIAASNNAHYKPPMLAQHHALDVMRAIETDRWAVIATNTGYSAFVNPRGETVWKSRINTYEVRDTTIYRRQTRTLYVRWGDWLTPLLLVLAGLMLFIVRN from the coding sequence GTGGCGATATTTAACAGGCACAAATTTGAAAAACTCGCGGTTCATAAATCCAAAACATTAGCCTGGGCGATCGCACTTTTCAGCGGCATTTTGATGGCATTGGCAACCGCACCAGTAAATGCTTGGCTATTGGCTTGGGTAGCATTAGCTCCCCTGTGGATTTTGGTTGTTAGTTATGAAAAGCCAAAAATAGAAGAACAAAAACAAAAATTTCTCTTTCTTCCTTCTTTCCTCAACATCCATCCGTTACATCTTGTACAGTGCTCGTGGCCGAACTTCCTTCTTCCTTTACTCTGGGGAATTGGCTATCACGGATTAGCTTTATCTTGGATTATTGGAATTCACCCGATGACTTGGTTGGGAGTTCCTTGGTGGCCGAGTTTGGCGATCGCACTTTTTTGCTGGGCATTCATCACCCTCTGGGGAGCAGCCTTAGTCGCCCTTTGGGCGTGGCTATTTGTAATTCTCAACTCCTTCAGTTTCCCAGGAAAAAATTCAATTCTTATTCTTAACTCCCCCCCTTTACAAGGGGGGGTTGGGGGGGGTAGCTCCGATCTTGTTCTTCTTAACTCTCCCCCTTTACAACGGGTGGTTGGCGGGAGCAGCTCTAAATTCTCAGCGTTAACTCGCGTTTTAATTGGCACAGCTTTGTGGTGCGCCTTAGAAAGTATTTGGAGTACAGGTTCGCTGTGGTGGACATCACTATCATATACGCAAAGCCCGCACAATTTAGCAATATTGCACCTCGGTCAACTCTCCGGGCCCAGCGCAGTAACAGCCGCTATTGTAGCAGTAAATGGCTTAATCGCAGAAGCTTGGCTCGAAGGAAGAAGGAAGAAAGAAGAAGTCAGAAGGAAGAATTGGATTCCTTATATTTTGCCTGCGAGTTTGTGTTTAGTTTTGCATATTGCAGGATGGAGTTTATACAACCGTCCTTTGAATCAAGAAGCTGCAACCGCTTTAAAAATTGGCGTTATTCAAGGCAATATTCCTAACGAGATTAAGTTTGACTCAGCGGGTTGGAAGCGCGCTTTGGAAGGTTACACCACTGGATACAAACAGCTAGCAGACAGAAAAGTCGATGCTGTGTTAATTCCAGAGACGGCTTTGCCTTTTATCTGGACAAACGAGTATCAGCGTTCTACTCTTTCTTTTTACCAAGCTATACTCGAACGCGGCGTTGTGGCTTGGGTGGGAGGATTCGGACAGCAAGAGAATAGTATCACTAACAGCTTATTGGCGATCGATCGCAGTGGAGAAATTGTCGGCCGCTACGATAAACTAAAGCTAGTGCCTTTAGGCGAATATATCCCTTTTTACGAAATCTTAGGCGGGATTATTAATCGGCTTTCTCCCTTAGATGCTCATTTAGTACCCGGTAATTCTAAACAATTGTTTGATACGCCGTTTGGCCGCGCCATTGTCGGAATTTGTTACGATTCTGCCTTTGCTGAAATCTTCCGATATCAGGCGGCGAATGGAGGCGAATTTATGATCGCAGCTTCCAACAATGCCCATTACAAACCGCCCATGCTGGCTCAACATCACGCTCTCGATGTAATGCGGGCAATTGAAACTGATAGATGGGCAGTTATCGCAACTAATACGGGTTACTCTGCTTTTGTAAATCCTCGCGGCGAGACGGTTTGGAAGTCGAGAATTAATACTTATGAAGTCCGAGATACTACTATTTATCGGCGGCAAACTCGGACTTTATACGTGCGGTGGGGAGATTGGCTGACGCCTTTATTGTTAGTATTGGCGGGGTTAATGCTGTTTATTGTTAGAAATTAA
- a CDS encoding bestrophin family protein → MSGDRPPWFKIALQVRGSVIPSILPRVLLCGGFGVFISLLHFLKLPVSLPILSSIVPSIVLGLLLVFRTNTAYERFWDGRKFWGTLVNNVRNLARQIWVAIEEKDPQDIELKKSALRLLPAFAVAMKLHLRQESVNPELEPLMSPAQYQKLKSMNNPPLEIAFWIEDYMHEQYERNCLDVYQLTGMNELLNSMIDVLGGCERILKTPIPLAYAIHLKQLLLLYCLALPFQMVKDLGWGTGPVVALISFTLFGIEEIGIEIENPFGLDANDLPLDNICAAMQRNIDDLISLSPSVHEHVKDK, encoded by the coding sequence ATGAGTGGCGATCGACCACCTTGGTTTAAAATTGCATTACAGGTTCGAGGGTCTGTCATTCCCTCAATTTTGCCCCGGGTTTTGCTGTGCGGCGGCTTTGGAGTTTTTATTTCCCTGCTGCACTTTTTAAAGTTGCCGGTTTCCTTGCCAATTTTGTCGAGTATTGTACCCAGTATTGTCCTGGGTCTACTGTTAGTTTTTCGGACAAATACAGCCTACGAAAGATTTTGGGACGGTCGAAAATTTTGGGGAACTTTGGTCAACAACGTCCGCAATTTGGCGCGCCAAATCTGGGTAGCCATTGAGGAAAAAGATCCGCAGGATATCGAACTCAAAAAGTCAGCCCTGCGCCTGTTACCTGCCTTTGCAGTGGCGATGAAACTGCACTTGCGGCAAGAATCTGTAAATCCAGAATTGGAACCGTTAATGTCCCCAGCGCAGTACCAAAAGCTCAAATCAATGAACAATCCGCCGCTAGAAATTGCCTTTTGGATTGAGGATTATATGCACGAGCAGTACGAGCGCAATTGCCTGGATGTCTATCAATTAACAGGTATGAATGAGTTGCTCAATTCTATGATAGATGTATTAGGCGGCTGCGAGCGGATTTTGAAGACGCCTATCCCTTTGGCTTACGCGATTCACCTGAAACAACTATTGTTGCTTTACTGTTTGGCACTGCCCTTTCAAATGGTGAAGGATTTGGGTTGGGGAACCGGTCCTGTTGTGGCTTTAATTAGTTTTACTTTGTTCGGCATCGAAGAAATCGGCATTGAAATAGAAAATCCCTTCGGGCTCGATGCCAATGATTTGCCTTTGGACAATATTTGTGCTGCCATGCAGCGCAATATCGACGATTTGATTTCTTTATCTCCTAGCGTTCACGAACACGTGAAAGATAAGTAG
- a CDS encoding single-stranded-DNA-specific exonuclease RecJ: MQEQPTSVPPHFHRLPNQRWQIYSPQRQQAEEFAAEIGLSPLLAQVLINRGIDSVKEVQGFIEPESLVLPAPTDEFPDLAASVKLLREAISGGQKIAICGDYDADGMTSTALLLRALRVLGANVDYAIPSRMREGYGINDRIVEEFHSEGVALILTVDNGIAAYGPVARARELGVKVIITDHHDLPPKLPPADAILNPKLIAESSPYRGLAGVGVAYVLAITLAQDMKKVGGLVNPLLELFTLGTIADLAPLTGVNRRWVKRGLRLLPHSTLAGIQALIHVAGVQPGSAENPSILNSKIKGGHGGTAPTTQNSLKPEDIGFRLGPRINAVGRLADPQIVIELLTADDRELALKNAMQCEQINQRRQELCQEIEQEAIAWCEERAIDLQQERVLVVVQPGWHHGVIGIVASRLVERYGVPVFIGTFEDEAVGAVPPCPPAKIVRGSARGIPEFNVFDGLNFCADLLTKFGGHKAAGGFSMPAQNLEQFRNQLSIFANQCLQPEHLKPLVSVDVRADLAEINLDLYRQIDALEPCGIENKAPVFWTPNVCITEQKIVGKGGHVKLTATQEGNVSASVKAIAWRWGEYFPLPRRVDIAYRLRENSFNGKTSVELELLGVRLPANAATSKPPRFGKVEFDYCDRTYSCSLSPAGSIEELRIRNSQGQVLAVAPGQNIGLLGNSRKDAREVDVSLPFFENLIQTAKHALGI; this comes from the coding sequence GTGCAAGAGCAACCGACATCTGTGCCCCCGCATTTTCACCGATTGCCAAACCAACGGTGGCAAATTTATTCGCCTCAACGACAGCAAGCCGAAGAGTTTGCCGCCGAAATCGGTTTGTCGCCCTTGCTGGCACAGGTACTGATTAACCGGGGCATCGATTCGGTTAAAGAAGTGCAAGGGTTTATCGAACCGGAATCTCTGGTTTTGCCGGCGCCAACCGATGAGTTTCCAGATTTGGCTGCGAGTGTCAAATTGTTGCGGGAGGCGATTTCGGGAGGGCAAAAAATTGCGATTTGCGGCGACTACGATGCTGACGGGATGACGAGCACGGCTTTGTTGCTGCGAGCTCTCAGGGTTCTGGGGGCGAATGTGGATTATGCTATTCCCAGCCGGATGCGAGAAGGTTATGGGATTAACGATCGCATTGTAGAAGAATTTCACTCGGAAGGTGTCGCTCTCATTCTCACGGTTGACAACGGAATTGCAGCCTACGGCCCGGTTGCCAGAGCGCGAGAACTCGGTGTCAAAGTTATTATTACAGACCACCACGATTTGCCGCCAAAACTGCCCCCGGCCGATGCTATTCTCAACCCGAAATTAATTGCAGAATCTTCGCCTTATCGCGGTTTGGCTGGCGTAGGCGTTGCTTATGTTTTGGCGATTACTTTGGCTCAGGATATGAAAAAAGTGGGGGGATTGGTGAATCCGCTGCTGGAGTTATTTACGTTGGGAACTATTGCGGATTTAGCACCTTTGACTGGAGTTAACCGCCGCTGGGTGAAGCGTGGTTTGCGGCTGTTACCTCACTCGACATTGGCGGGTATTCAGGCTTTGATTCACGTGGCGGGAGTGCAGCCGGGAAGCGCCGAAAATCCCTCAATTCTCAACTCAAAAATCAAGGGCGGGCACGGGGGCACCGCCCCTACAACTCAAAATTCGTTGAAGCCTGAAGATATTGGTTTTCGACTTGGGCCCCGGATAAATGCTGTGGGGCGGCTGGCTGACCCTCAAATTGTGATAGAGTTGCTGACTGCAGACGATCGCGAATTGGCTCTTAAAAACGCGATGCAGTGCGAACAAATCAATCAGCGCAGGCAGGAGTTGTGCCAGGAAATTGAGCAGGAAGCCATTGCTTGGTGCGAGGAAAGGGCGATAGACTTGCAGCAAGAACGAGTTTTAGTTGTGGTGCAACCGGGTTGGCACCACGGGGTGATCGGGATTGTAGCTTCTCGGTTGGTGGAACGCTACGGCGTACCTGTATTTATTGGTACTTTTGAGGATGAGGCTGTAGGGGCGGTGCCCCCGTGCCCGCCCGCTAAAATTGTGCGGGGTTCGGCGAGGGGAATTCCTGAGTTTAATGTATTTGACGGGCTGAATTTTTGCGCGGATTTATTAACTAAATTTGGCGGACACAAAGCGGCGGGCGGTTTTTCTATGCCGGCCCAGAATCTCGAACAATTCCGCAATCAACTCTCAATTTTTGCCAATCAATGTTTGCAGCCGGAACACCTAAAACCGCTGGTTTCAGTAGATGTGCGAGCGGATTTGGCTGAGATTAATCTCGACCTTTACCGACAAATTGATGCTCTGGAACCTTGCGGGATTGAAAATAAGGCTCCTGTATTTTGGACGCCTAATGTTTGCATAACTGAACAGAAAATTGTGGGTAAAGGAGGTCACGTTAAACTAACTGCAACTCAAGAAGGAAATGTATCGGCTAGTGTGAAGGCGATTGCTTGGCGTTGGGGCGAATATTTTCCTTTGCCTCGGCGGGTTGATATTGCTTACCGATTGCGGGAAAATAGTTTTAATGGCAAGACATCGGTTGAGTTAGAATTGTTGGGTGTCCGGCTACCGGCAAATGCTGCTACCTCGAAGCCGCCGAGGTTCGGAAAAGTTGAGTTTGATTATTGCGATCGCACTTATTCTTGCAGTCTGTCTCCTGCAGGCTCGATCGAGGAATTGAGAATTCGCAACTCTCAAGGACAAGTTTTGGCTGTTGCACCCGGACAAAACATCGGTTTGTTGGGCAACTCCCGCAAAGATGCTAGAGAAGTCGATGTATCTCTACCTTTTTTTGAGAATTTGATTCAAACTGCTAAACACGCCCTCGGTATTTGA
- the psb30 gene encoding photosystem II reaction center protein Ycf12/Psb30 gives MDFITDLFSGLGGVDYQLIVQVALLAAVVLSGPIVIFLLAAKGGDL, from the coding sequence ATGGACTTTATAACCGATCTTTTCAGTGGTCTGGGTGGTGTAGACTACCAACTCATTGTTCAGGTAGCTTTGCTCGCAGCCGTCGTGCTTTCTGGCCCGATCGTGATTTTTCTCTTGGCAGCTAAAGGCGGCGACCTGTAA
- a CDS encoding YkgJ family cysteine cluster protein: MATWRCVKQCGACCYLDPTERPNLDEYLSEEELALYLSLVGDDGWCINFDKETRECGIYADRPRFCRVDSEVFQDMYGVEPAQLNDFAIECCLEHIEDLYGDRSLEMIRFNSEVGILALPDGVA, translated from the coding sequence ATGGCTACTTGGCGTTGCGTAAAGCAGTGTGGTGCTTGTTGTTACCTCGATCCAACAGAGCGCCCTAACTTAGACGAGTATTTATCTGAAGAGGAATTAGCGCTCTACTTGAGCTTAGTCGGAGACGACGGTTGGTGTATAAATTTTGACAAAGAGACGCGAGAATGCGGAATTTACGCCGATCGACCGCGCTTTTGTCGGGTAGACTCAGAGGTGTTTCAGGATATGTACGGCGTTGAGCCGGCCCAATTGAACGATTTCGCGATCGAGTGCTGCTTGGAACACATTGAAGATCTGTATGGCGATCGATCTTTGGAAATGATCCGCTTTAACTCTGAAGTCGGAATTCTCGCCTTACCTGACGGTGTTGCATAA
- a CDS encoding YggT family protein, which produces MSSSIGLLATTLATFLQIYLVLMIFRVLLSWFPNINWYDPPFSILSQLTDPYLNLFRSIIPPLGGIDFSPLIAFFVLQFGSEFLIGLLTSLQTSL; this is translated from the coding sequence ATGAGTTCTTCAATAGGCCTTTTGGCAACCACGCTAGCGACATTTCTGCAAATCTATCTAGTCCTGATGATTTTTCGGGTGCTGTTAAGCTGGTTCCCCAATATCAATTGGTACGACCCCCCGTTTTCGATTTTGAGTCAGTTAACCGATCCTTACCTCAATCTATTCCGCTCGATTATCCCCCCCTTGGGAGGGATTGACTTTTCGCCGCTGATTGCGTTTTTTGTACTGCAGTTCGGCTCGGAATTCTTGATCGGTCTTTTGACTAGCTTGCAAACATCCTTGTAG
- a CDS encoding shikimate dehydrogenase — protein MIKGTTKLLGVIGHPVEHSLSPAMHNAAISHLGVDFVYLPFPVKPGDLKAALAGFAAIGVRGFSITIPHKQAILPLLSEVSPIARSIGAVNTVYMTDRGWCGTNTDVEGFLAPLQTPPTPPYQGGAKDAISALERGNTAVESCPPPSGARGGSDWSQKVAVILGNGGAARAVVAGCAQLGCAEIHVVGRNEQNLGEFQQSWVNSPMPVQNLQVHTWDNLSRLISQADLLVNTTPVGMYPQGEKSPVAAGEIDRIPAGAIVYDLIYTPNPTQFLKDAQLRGARAIDGLEMLVQQGAAALKIWLNKESVPVDVMRQALRQHLGLD, from the coding sequence ATGATTAAAGGCACTACTAAACTGTTGGGAGTAATTGGTCATCCCGTCGAACATTCTCTGTCGCCGGCGATGCACAATGCTGCTATTTCCCATTTGGGAGTCGATTTTGTTTACCTGCCGTTTCCGGTAAAACCAGGGGATTTAAAAGCTGCTCTTGCAGGATTTGCGGCGATCGGCGTTCGGGGATTTAGCATCACGATTCCGCACAAACAAGCAATCTTACCGCTGCTGTCGGAAGTTTCTCCGATCGCCCGATCGATCGGCGCAGTCAATACCGTATACATGACCGATCGAGGTTGGTGCGGTACAAATACTGACGTTGAAGGCTTTCTCGCGCCGCTGCAAACTCCCCCAACCCCCCCTTACCAAGGGGGGGCTAAAGACGCGATTTCTGCCTTAGAAAGGGGCAATACGGCTGTCGAATCCTGTCCCCCCCCTTCTGGGGCTAGGGGGGGTTCCGATTGGAGCCAGAAAGTAGCGGTAATTTTGGGGAATGGCGGGGCGGCGAGGGCTGTTGTGGCTGGGTGCGCTCAATTGGGATGTGCAGAGATTCACGTTGTCGGTCGCAACGAACAAAATTTAGGGGAATTTCAGCAGAGTTGGGTCAATTCTCCGATGCCCGTGCAGAATTTGCAGGTGCATACTTGGGATAATTTGTCAAGGTTAATCTCCCAGGCAGATTTGCTGGTGAACACGACGCCTGTGGGGATGTACCCGCAGGGGGAAAAGTCGCCGGTTGCGGCTGGTGAGATCGATCGAATTCCAGCAGGTGCGATCGTCTACGATTTAATTTACACCCCTAATCCTACCCAGTTTCTCAAAGATGCACAGCTTCGGGGAGCGCGAGCTATTGACGGACTCGAAATGCTAGTTCAACAAGGAGCAGCCGCCTTAAAAATTTGGCTGAACAAAGAATCCGTCCCAGTCGATGTGATGCGCCAAGCCTTACGTCAGCATTTAGGTCTAGACTAA